The Acinonyx jubatus isolate Ajub_Pintada_27869175 chromosome D1, VMU_Ajub_asm_v1.0, whole genome shotgun sequence genome includes a window with the following:
- the LOC106977877 gene encoding LOW QUALITY PROTEIN: olfactory receptor 10V1 (The sequence of the model RefSeq protein was modified relative to this genomic sequence to represent the inferred CDS: inserted 2 bases in 2 codons): protein MEEITKTAKIQFFFRPFSADPKVQXGIFVAFLTMYLISLSGNTTIAVIVQINHSLHIPMYFFLANLAVLEIFYTSSIAPLALANLLSMGRTPVSIPGCGTQMFFFVFLGGADCVLLAVMAYDRFVAICYPLRYTHVMSWPLCVELVVGSLVLGFLLSLPLTILIFRLPFCNNXEIYQFYCDMPAVMRLACVDTHIHKTALYIVSFIVLSVPFPLVSISYVFIVAAILRIRSTEGRHRAFSTCSSHILVVLLQYGCTSFIYLSPSSSYSAEMGGVVSVVYTFITPILNPLIYSMRNKELKDALQKALRKF, encoded by the exons ATGGAAGAAATAACTAAAACTGCAAAGATACAATTCTTCTTTCGTCCATTCTCAGCTGACCCTAAGGTAC TAGGGATTTTTGTGGCCTTCCTGACGATGTACCTGATCAGCCTCAGCGGAAACACCACAATTGCAGTCATTGTCCAGATCAACCACTCCCTCCACAtccccatgtactttttcctggCGAACCTGGCAGTTCTGGAAATCTTCTATACATCTTCCATTGCCCCACTGGCCTTGGCGAACCTTCTTTCAATGGGCAGGACTCCTGTTTCCATCCCTGGCTGTGGGacccaaatgtttttctttgtcttcctgggTGGAGCTGATTGTGTCCTGCTTGCGGTCATGGCTTATGACCGGTTTGTAGCAATCTGTTACCCTCTACGATACACCCACGTCATGAGCTGGCCCTTGTGTGTGGAGCTGGTGGTAGGGTCCCTGGTGCTGGGGTTCCTGCTGTCGCTGCCACTGACTATTTTGATCTTCCGTCTCCCATTCTGCAACA AAGAGATCTACCAGTTCTACTGTGACATGCCTGCTGTCATGCGCCTGGCCTGTGtggacacacacattcacaaaacTGCCCTGTACATCGTCAGCTTCATCGTCCTAAGCGTCCCATTCCCATTAGTCTCCATCTCCTACGTCTTCATCGTGGCAGCCATTTTACGGATCCGGTCAACGGAAGGGCGCCACCGagccttctccacctgctcctcGCACATCTTAGTGGTCCTCCTGCAgtatggctgcaccagctttatATACTTGTCTCCCAGTTCCAGCTACTCTGCTGAGATGGGCGGGGTGGTGTCCGTGGTCTACACCTTCATCACTCCCATTTTAAACCCTTTGATCTACAGTATGCGGAACAAGGAACTGAAAGATGCCCTACAGAAGGCGCTGAGGAAGTTCTAG